From a single Peromyscus maniculatus bairdii isolate BWxNUB_F1_BW_parent chromosome 4, HU_Pman_BW_mat_3.1, whole genome shotgun sequence genomic region:
- the LOC102928809 gene encoding olfactory receptor 5D18-like: MMLPSERNNSGATFTLLGFSDYPELKVPLFLVFLTIYSITVVGNIGMILLIRINPKLHTPMYFFLSHLSFVDFCYSSIIAPKMLVDLVARDRTISFIECIVQYFLFCIFVVTEAFLLVVMAYDRFVAICSPLLYTVVMSQKLCVTLVVGSYAWGLTCSLTLTGSIVQLSFSGVNRIDHFFCEFSSVLALSSSDTHISQLLLFIFATFNAVSTLLLILLSYLFIVVTVLKMHSASGRRKAFSTCASHLTAITIFHGTILFLFCVPNSNNTRLTVKVGSVFYTVVIPMLNPLIYSLRNKDVQDTVTKIMTMIPHVKNVRHN; the protein is encoded by the coding sequence ATGATGTTGCCATCAGAAAGAAACAATAGTGGGGCAACATTCACACTCTTGGGCTTCTCAGATTATCCAGAACTGAAAGTCCCTCTCTTCTTGGTGTTTCTCACCATCTACAGCATCACTGTGGTAGGTAACATTGGCATGATCCTCCTCATAAGAATCAACCCCAAACtgcacacccccatgtacttcttcctcagccaCCTCTCCTTTGTGGATTTCTGCTACTCTTCCATCATTGCTCCCAAGATGCTGGTGGACCTTGTTGCAAGAGACAGAACCATTTCATTTATAGAATGCATAGTacaatactttttattttgtatctttGTGGTAACTGAAGCCTTTTTATTAGTGGTTATGGCCTATGACCGGTTTGTGGCTATCTGCAGCCCCCTGCTTTATACTGTAGTTATGTCCCAGAAACTCTGTGTCACACTGGTGGTGGGTTCCTATGCATGGGGTCTTACATGTTCCTTGACACTGACAGGTTCTATTGTGCAATTATCTTTTTCTGGTGTCAATAGAATCGATCATTTCTTCTGTGAATTCTCTTCAGTGCTAGCCCTTTCTTCCTCTGATACTCACATCAGTCAATTACTGTTGTTCATTTTTGCCACTTTTAATGCTGTCAGCACACTCCTCCTCATCCTGTTGTCTTACCTATTCATTGTTGTTACTGTCCTCAAGATGCATTCAGCCAGTGGGCGTCGTAAGGCTTTCTCCACCTGTGCATCCCACCTGACAGCCATCACCATCTTCCACGgcaccattttatttcttttttgtgtgcCCAACTCTAATAACACCAGGCTCACAGTCAAAGTGGGCTCTGTGTTTTATACAGTGGTGATCCCCATGCTGAACCCCTTGATCTACAGTCTTAGAAATAAGGATGTCCAAGACACAGTCACCAAAATAATGACCATGATACCACATGTTAAGAATGTTAGACACAATTAA